A segment of the Biomphalaria glabrata chromosome 18, xgBioGlab47.1, whole genome shotgun sequence genome:
ATTCTCATCAGACCAAGGTCCTAAAACATTCACGTCCAAACGTTGACAATCGATTATCTCTTCCTTTTCTTCAGCTTTCTTACAATGTTTACATTCTGTTTTGCAAGGTCGTCGAGATAGCGCATCAGCATTCTGGTGAATTAGTCCTTTTCGATGGTGAATTTCAAATTCATAGTTTTGCAGACGTTCGATCCACCTAGCGACCTGACCTTCAGGGCACTTAAAAGAAAGAAGCCATTGTATTGCTGCGTGATCTgtccttaaaataaatttctgccCATAAAGGTActtatgaaaatgttttattgcatcgACGGCGGCCAGGAGTTCACGTCTTGTGacacagtagttcctttcagccTTTGACAAACTTTGACTGAAGTAAGCGATGACTCGTTCCGTTCCATCAATCTTTTGGGAAAGGACGGCGCCTATTCCGGTATTGCTTGCATCCGTATCCAAAATGAACGTCATGCCTGGTATCGGATAGGCAAGTATGGAGGATGAGACAAGTGTGTCTTTTAACATTTCAAAGGACTCTTGACACTCCTGAGTCCAGTTGAATGACCTCTTTTGTTCTGTCAATCGATGAAGGGGTGCACATATATTGGAGAAATTTGGCACAAACCGTCTATAGTACGTACAGAGTCCTAAAAAACTTCTTAGTTCTCGAATATTGGATGGTGTAGGCCAACGTTTTACTGCCTCAGTCTTGTCAGGATCAGTGCTGATGCCGTCCCCTGATACTATGTGGCCAAGATATTTGACACTCTTCCTGAAAAACGAGCACTTCTTTGGATTGATTTTCATTCCCGCATTCCTGATCCGTCCAAAAACTTCATGTAGATTTGCCAGATGCTCTTCAAACATCCTACCAGTGACTATAATGTCATCCAGCTATACAAGACACGTGTTCCAATGAAGTCTTTGTAAAACGCGCTCCATCAATCTTTCAAAAGTGGCGGGAGCATTACAGAGACCAAAAGGCATCACAGTGAACTGCCAAAGACCGTTGCCAGCAGAGAAAGCCGTTTTCTCTTTATCCTCAGGATGCATTCCCACCTGCCAGTATCCGCTCTTTAGATCAAGAGTAGAAAAAATCTGTGATCCAGCAAGCGTATCCAAGGTATCGTCTATTCTTGGGATTGGATAGCTATCTTTATGCGTGACTTCATTAAGTGCTTTGTAGTCTACACAAAATCGCATggatccatctttttttttactaggacGATTGGTGAACACCAAGGGCCATTAGAGGGCTCTATGACCCCTTGCTGTCTCATTTGTTCTATCAGGTCTGTAGCCTCCTGTTGTTTTGTGAGAGGAAGGCGGCGTGGTGGCTGCCGAATCGGTCTATTTATTCCAGTATCGAtcctatgttgtaccatgtCTGTTCTTCCGCATtctgaatcatcagatggaaaGATGTCTGCAAATTTCATTATCAACTCTTTAGCTTTGCTATACTGCTCTTCAGATAGGTTCCCCTTGGTTTCTGTCAAAAGCCTGGTAATTTGAGGGTTGATCGATTCAGTGGGCGTAAAAGAAACGTTGTTAATGTTGCAATTCTTAATTAGGTCGATTGTATGGCATTTAGCAATGTAACTATCCCTTCGTAGATGCTTCTCCCTCAAACCAAGGTTCATGATTCTGACAGGTACTCTCTGATGATCTTTACCGATCATGACCAGCGTTTTCACTACAGCCACTCCGTCGTAATTGTCTTCCGTTCCTTCGATTAGCGCCGTTCCCGACTTTTCATGTCCGTTCTCtaactttccccaaataattgATTCGGACTGTGCAGGCAGATTTGTATCCTCCGTCAATAGTATTTTCATCATTCGATTGTTTCCTTCTTCACTATCACCTAACAAAGAAACCTCCACATTTCCGTACAACAAAGTTCCTCCGCTAATGTTAATGGAAAATCCAAATTTCTGTAGAAAATCTATACCTAAAATGCAATCATCAGTTATGTTTGCTATCAAAAATTCATGCCCGAATGACTGACACCCGAGCTCAAATTCTAAGTCCGCCAGTccttttatgggcatcagttctccactggctgttttcagGGAGAAAAGGCTCACATTTGTAGTATTATTGCTGTTTGCGACATTTGGCCGAATGACTGAACGTGAAGCACCAGTGTCTATGAGAAACCGATACTTCCGAATTCCAATCCTTCCTTCTACCATAAGACTCCTACTCTGTCCCAGCACAGCTATTGGAGTGACATTGACAGGTGCTCCAATTTCCTGGATCGCCGGTGTCTGCCCCTTGAAGCCGACGAATGTTATTTTTCCTGATAGCCATTGGCTCCAGGCCATGCACCCCTTTCTGATCTGTGCTGAATCGCTTCTTGCTGATTAGGTGTTCTTCTACACATCCTTTGTATATGCCCAGATTCACCACAGTTCCAGCAACGGACCCTGGTCGCACGATGAGCTCCCTGTGACCGGCTTGGCTTATACTCTTCAAGAACCTCCGTCATCCGTCTGAGTACTTGTGTTAGATCTTCTTCCTGAACTTCCAGTCTCCGACCATGATGACTGTTCTTAGCGGCTTCATAGGACAGAGCGTACACAAGGGCTTCGCTGGCCTTACGCTTGCCACTAACTCTAATAACCTTTTTTAGCTCTGGATCTCGAACGGCATCGATGAAGGCATCAGTGACGATTACTTCGAGGAACTCCTGTGCTATTGTGGGGTATGCCAGATGGGCAAGTCGTTCAATGTCCGTCTTTAGCTCTTGTAGGGTTTCACTGACCCGCTGTTGTCTGATCTTCAGCTGGACCCTATAAACTTCCTGTAAGTGCTCGTCCCCGTATCGAAGCTCCATAGCCTGGACGAGAGCAGCATAATCCTGCTGGTTTGGAATGGATTGAAGTACTTCGGAAGCCTTTCCTCTAAGGGCCAGTACTAGAGCGGTCGCTTTTTCCTCCTCGCTGCCCCATTTGTTGACCTTAGCAgctgcctcaaactgtcttCTGTAGACTGACCAGGAGACGGACCCATCAAACACAGGGGGTTTCATCTTTACAAGCCCTTCGGGTAACATTGATCCTGTATTCATCTTTACAAGCCCTTCGGGTAACGTTGATCCTGTATTACTCACCGGCGCATTGCTGAGCCCTTCTCTAACTTGAACTTTCAGTTCTTCTAAGTCTTTTTCTACCACATCGACTCTCTGGTTCATCGTGACCTCCATCGTGGTTATTTTCTGGTTAACCGATAAAAATTCAGTCCTGATCCCTGAATCGAGTGTGTCTATTTTGTCCTGCATGGTTCTAATCCCTATATCAAGTGTATCCATTTTTTCCTGCATCTTACCTAGGAGTTCAGTTACATCTGGCCCTACTTCGAATTGATAACTGTCCgggtcttcttcttcctcaatCAGGGcctgccggagacgagctgtaagtgTCTCCTTGCCACCACCAAGCTTTAGACCTCGATACCGAAGCTCTTGTTTTAGTTCTTTAATCAAgagttggtctagttgtttcataATAGGGGAAGCCATTACTAACTTACCTCCCGttcgttgagtcgcctataatcccacttctgataccaatgttacaacatttaaaggaggcaactcaacgaggtatgGGAACAAAGATAATACAAAGTTTAATCAACATAGATCACCAAAAACAAGAGCCGTTCCAATCTCAATCTTCTCgcacttcctcttcctctctccccgttcatttagtccatcctcgtgcgctggtgcgcaaccatagagtcactacagaacatggtcattacaatatgaaaaaaaaagcagtgtttctcaaccttctcTTGACCAAAAGGGCGTGTGGGGGAccgctgtaagctcccccagttgggttcggggcgaagccaagcattgtcttgcattctgtcacttcttaaaataattatgataaattcatgtgcaattacataatctctgtcgccatatttgacatCTGtattaaaacgtcatgttttcgtctgaaaagggaaagagggcggtagagtgaaaacaatTAATCGAGTAAGATTTCTCGgccctttttataatttctgctaatgattgcatttgatATTAAAAGGTGAgcggtggggaggggggggcgagTCGattaaagaatttaatttatagtatttagaaattaaataagtgacagattttttaaaaaaaaattgtaatttcttaattaaaatacaatagaaaaagtattggtttgtctgaACGGCGCAGGGAGATTGCATGTGTCGTCCCTTACACCTGGTataaccctttttcattttatatttactaatgatacaatttaagATTTAAGAGTATAACGCGacaatatacaaatgggttgaaatatcaataagtagcttaCAACCTAcaaatatgttgaaatataaGTAATTAGTGTCACCGAGTGATTTTATACTGTTATggatgtggctgtggttatcaatgtaggcgtggtggtgacattgggttcttgttacaaatcactgaataatgaaatgacgctgggtgtagcagacaataagtttaatataacaccacatagtgaatacaccatacaattcgacccaggaatggtcagtattaatccaacagtaatatacgaatatcacaacttagtacttattctataaccaactactttaaacatctaactctactgcttatatcttaagtgactcaatacaagtgcttgctacaagatctctatgtggactgactgcctttaactccctggttcacctaaggtcaaaagtgttcaccttagtgcaacatgggttgtgaataagattcacaatatggaattaacatacacaatacagaattagggtttctactctatggcaccaactttgaggtggtgacattacctatcaccccccttttgaaaaaaattttgaagaaatttttttcagcttgacgacataattatcataagtaggatcaattggaattcttggggtctatcaaatgtacaattgcagagttcaaatagaactacaaacttcaaataaaatatataatatgacagtgttacacaaaatatttgctgaatcaaaaaaaattcatacaagggcaaaattctctaattcatcatattcttgtaaggcaattcaaataattgtctgagtcaaatacttaacctctcaaataattctttacatgtagttctaatatatacatcaatattcaaatgtgttcaatatttacaagtctttttcataataatatgtgcaaagtgtgatgaaaatttcaatgacaatctcctatgtcacaatgtgaaaaattaatacaagttttttattcacaatatctatttataaaaaaaatctttgacactatagaaatgttagaagtctggGTTTTTTTGacaccaatagtacaatatgtacaaatcatgtagaaaatgttacaagtaagtctcaatatgtaagtgataagtatagaaaaattcaaaatatgtgtcaaaattcaagatcaaattgattaatgatcattgttacaaattcaatgtatctgtttacttcaatatgaggtttgacatctccataaaaaattgttgtgcattaatattacacaagtaaatatgtataattcaagtatcaaaatattggatcaaaagtatgaacatcaaatcaaaataaatatctttcatagtgcttgttgcatgcaccttatgtttcaattaagtatttctccatataacagttcaaataatttgtagctagtaatggcaaaagtttaatgttacattgttcatcaaataattattgtgtacaaagttcaaaaaaatctttgtcGAAAAACttcaactgagaaaatgtgtcagttgtgatacaatctttgaggttacattaatttgttcaagcatatacatacaagcataacatcataatggtttagttgtatttattttaatctgttgtgaaaaaaatgtgtaagtccaatttaaaagaataatatcaagtgtctctttcagtacttgaaatatcaataagtttgtacaacaatcttcttgtttacatcaatgattgttacaaaaaatatagtccataagaatagtttgacaaaaatgttttcaaaaaaatacaagtgtatgtcaatatttaattacactaattgacattaaataaataagttacattatgaatcaatctccttttttcaatagtattgaaaaatgtgactaagttatataattgtgataaatgacatagtaaaaaaattccaatcttgtttacaatagctgtagaaaaaaaaattgtcaaagttgttctcaatacaatgagaaaaaataatgtttacattgtatggaaaaaaattaagctaggtactgaataagttgggaaaaaatcagtgtttgtttacattgttgagtacaaaaatgttattcttgttgacaaaagaatgtgaaaaaaaattgttggttacaatgtagtaatcaaattccaaagtttgtttacaaatagagtttttttaaaaaaaatgaagtcttagttctagttcaatgtttacaaatagtactcaatgtttacaaaataatgctcaatatttacaacataatgctcaatgtttaccagATGCGATGTATTAAGTCAACAACACTGATATTAATTGTAAATCCCTTAATTGGTGttccatatattttatgtaataactctttgtaatggccaaagttttttatttgtacccacattgactctccaagttctggatgtttccaaacttttttatatccaaaatcacaagttatatcttgtactatttgaaaaatttctttctgaaaatcagaatcagacaggtcataaaaccatattgttttatgtattactggcttttgatgcactttaacttttggataagatccaataattactggactgatagtattttcaagtactacaacttttattttcccttttataaatggtgatttgatttcagcaatggcagttttacattctatctttctagagtttggtaaggttacaatggctatatcattcaaataatcttctttttctactaaattgggctctacaaaagtgattgtggattcttcatcaactatgcatacaacatcctgataattgacttctagatcatatacttctatctgtttgctatttttaaatgtcaaggctaatatttcctctgttattattattttaggtgagctagtgttaatgtcattttgtatttcttgtttttcagctttatctttatcatctatttgtatttcatctgtttgtatttcactatcatttgtttgtgtgttaattgtttggcaatctttatttagtttagatgcttctgttagcaaatgagtttgacattctacatctattttatttgcATTTGTAATTGACTGTTTAGTTGCTTCATGTATACTGACATTGTTGTAATCATGTGAATTAGTAGTTGATGCTAACTCAATATTTTCTTGATTCACACTATTAGCCCATTTTACTAAGGCTTCTTCTGACAGTTCAACTATATTCTCTATGTTCCctataattagttcttcagctgggttgttcattactatggctttgtattgaccagtgaaccatggcgattcaatgaaaactaatgctgtttcacatTCTTCCCATAAGTCTTTATTTGCATAAGTCAGAGTGACCTTGTCTTCAAGtatctgttcaggttttactagtgatttctttacaatgattgaggtgcagccgctgtcacgtaatgcatataccttaatgccatccacataggcaggatacacttttaatttggctacctttgtctgtatatatgctactgtttcatattgtattggtctttcagttgctacagctgccatgttttgtctggtatgattgttattgtggtaagtatgttgtctatcttgaaattgatctcttctagacattctgttgttttgccatcttctgtttgtttgatgtgatctactgttagttggactgtagctttgccatgttcttctgttatattgttgttgataggatctattatagttaggactgaagctctggaaagttctgttatctcttccatatttatggtttctatttacatgttgctgtttttctgatgccattctctttctgcactctgctttggtgtgacccaatatgccacagaaaaaacattgtatgctcctggcatatttaaatttatttgtagttcttggatggttttctgtcactgttgcagctacattgtacaattcccttttgtcaatggtgatgtttgggtgtgagtctttgtatgttgttaagtttgatatcaattcagcttcattttttatttttctctccttcaggaatgagaatgctgcatctgtaacattaattagcacattctcaatgagaaagaaatctaagatctgtttggggtcatctaagttgcagtttgcgagttgtagccactttgtcatgttctggcgcatgtcatgtattgttctttttaaatctgcattcttggctagttttatttccctaaaaagttttcgatagtgctcctccgttttgccaaaatgttcaattagtctttgtttcactgtgttgtagtcttttctttgctccatagttagtgtgtcgatgatgtttagtggttcacctcttaggttagctagaagttgttgagccatttgtgcactattcatatttgctgtttgacagatgtattcaaattgaataatgaaattttccaatgtgtcttcttttgggtcaaagttcctaaatttgctatgatactgatgatgagatgaagtttgacttgctgaattgtctttattttcctttgttagcttggccattttttcttcatgttcttttaattttatttcatgctggcgttctttttctttctctaagttttcttgttctttctctctcagtcttctttcatgtagcctttcttcccgttgcttgtctttttctactc
Coding sequences within it:
- the LOC129924032 gene encoding uncharacterized protein LOC129924032; amino-acid sequence: MVEGRIGIRKYRFLIDTGASRSVIRPNVANSNNTTNVSLFSLKTASGELMPIKGLADLEFELGCQSFGHEFLIANITDDCILGIDFLQKFGFSINISGGTLLYGNVEVSLLGDSEEGNNRMMKILLTEDTNLPAQSESIIWGKLENGHEKSGTALIEGTEDNYDGVAVVKTLVMIGKDHQRVPVRIMNLGLREKHLRRDSYIAKCHTIDLIKNCNINNVSFTPTESINPQITRLLTETKGNLSEEQYSKAKELIMKFADIFPSDDSECGRTDMSGYWQVGMHPEDKEKTAFSAGNGLWQFTVMPFGLCNAPATFERLMERVLQRLHWNTCLV